The DNA window ATTGTTACAAAATCTCAGTCAAAATAGGCCTGCAATTCAAAATCGAATCATTTTAGAAAGGGCTTTTCCCACTGTTTTTATATCGATACATGCTAGAGCAAAAATTTTTGTAGAGAGATTGTCGCTTTATGTCATTTTAGGAACGGTTATTGGCGCTCGTTTAGGTCATATTTTGTTTTATGAAGATATTTGGCATTACCTATCTCATCCGTTCATGATCATCAACACGAGGGAAGGGGGGCTGGCCTCACATGGAGGGGCTCTTGGAATTTTTGCTGCGCTTTATTTTTTTATTCGCCGTTATCGTAGAGAAGGTGAAGCGTTGTCATGGCGATTTGTGCTTGATATGATTATGATTCCAACCGCTTTAGCTGCCGTATTTATCCGGACAGGCAATTTTATTAATCAGGAAATCATTGGGACTCTTTCAAATCTCCCTTGGGCTGTTGTTTTCCCATATAATTTTGAAGGAGTTTCGATTATGCCGCGCCATCCGGTTCAAATTTATGAAGCGCTTGCATATCTCATGACTTTTATTATCTTATATTTTTATTCTAAGAGCTTTTTGATTCGTTTAAAATTAGGAGAGATTAGCGGGATATTTCTCGTTTTAGTATTTGGTTTTCGCTTTATCCTCGAATTTTTTAAAGAGTCT is part of the Simkaniaceae bacterium genome and encodes:
- a CDS encoding prolipoprotein diacylglyceryl transferase translates to MLAHLVLTANREAFVVPFTSIVVYWYGILFALGFLVGFLTLVYLYKRILILRPSFYLHEINFNEFTENGSNLQKQIPLQGIDFNGILKGEWTLKLKEQVLDLLNQYIYSAQLQPTALAQKDLRLLQNLSQNRPAIQNRIILERAFPTVFISIHARAKIFVERLSLYVILGTVIGARLGHILFYEDIWHYLSHPFMIINTREGGLASHGGALGIFAALYFFIRRYRREGEALSWRFVLDMIMIPTALAAVFIRTGNFINQEIIGTLSNLPWAVVFPYNFEGVSIMPRHPVQIYEALAYLMTFIILYFYSKSFLIRLKLGEISGIFLVLVFGFRFILEFFKESQLSGPSAVENFLSMGQWLSLPMVIFGTVLLWVSYKNKKPLIDKGQVAAFD